The following proteins are co-located in the Komagataeibacter sp. FNDCF1 genome:
- a CDS encoding bifunctional [glutamine synthetase] adenylyltransferase/[glutamine synthetase]-adenylyl-L-tyrosine phosphorylase: MDQPMPPSPMLHPSWHGCTWPHPADGRAAAILRENLTAACARAGLADIMALPGVGPLVDAVGGNAPYLSDLAQRDIAAFVTLLADGAEACTRRILDRLALMPPAAPRADVMAGLREAKRQAALAIALADIGGAWGLEQVTLALSELAENALGAAVRHLLLHAHETGRLRLRNPENPCRGSGFVVLAMGKLGARELNYSSDIDLIVLYDPDRHPGNEGLRHTFVRMTSDLVTLMEARDANGYVFRMDLRLRPDPSATPAAVSFPAAIQYYESMGRTWERAAMTKARPVAGDITAGRRFLKSIHPFVWRRHLDFAVIDDLHDMKARIDRHRNAGHADLDSLPPERIRDPASATAWLLAQNVKLGQGGIREVEFVAQALQLVWGGRRPELRDPTTLGALRRLRRAGLLERAQSAILARNYRMLRQAEHRLQMRLDHQTHSLPDTVDGFARFATFMLAAMPGELACGMLAVMQRSRRIFDRQFTEGGTDDQTIAPADADAAERLRAYGFAAADIGDALVILDRWEGNRLRALRSERARKLLRRLLPAIMTRIGSRRQPLAVLRRLDSLLERQWAGVQFLSLLERNPALIHRIVTVLDCAPFLADHLAQTPSALDGLLDMEDGPGALGTATALVRRHVAGAQTAEQVLPVLRGLVCGEEFRLSVARLEHRMGEEQAARARTAMADTVMRGLLAVVLREHRRRHGTVPGGAMAVVALGKAGSHEMMPCSDLDLMLVFDHPADAGESVVPATVPPDGMAPRPLAAGTYYVRLAHAFVAALTAPGREGPLYEVDMRLRPSGSKGPVAVSLSAFRRYHAESAWTWERMALTRARVVAGPSRFMAELREAIAEALAPAPHATMQARAQIMHDVRHMRERLARERPATTPWDIRRRRGGLMDVEFVAQGLQLLAPTAASRSQSTRLALLRMARKGVIDAADASLLRRADLFWRTLQGLIRIICGRDVPETIPAASLEILTGEFRVPDAASLLRRMDRMAADVMAVFDRLIPPIVDRDAR; the protein is encoded by the coding sequence ATGGACCAGCCCATGCCGCCTTCCCCCATGCTGCACCCGTCGTGGCATGGATGTACCTGGCCCCATCCGGCGGATGGCCGGGCAGCCGCCATCCTGCGCGAAAACCTGACGGCGGCCTGCGCCCGCGCCGGGCTGGCCGATATCATGGCGCTGCCGGGGGTGGGGCCACTGGTCGATGCGGTGGGGGGAAATGCGCCATACCTGTCCGACCTGGCGCAGCGTGATATTGCCGCCTTCGTCACCCTGCTTGCCGATGGGGCGGAGGCGTGCACGCGCCGGATCCTCGACAGGCTTGCGCTCATGCCGCCGGCAGCACCCCGCGCGGATGTCATGGCCGGGCTGCGCGAGGCCAAGCGGCAGGCGGCGCTGGCCATTGCGCTGGCCGATATCGGGGGCGCATGGGGGCTGGAACAGGTAACGCTTGCCCTGAGCGAGCTGGCGGAGAACGCGCTGGGTGCCGCGGTCAGGCATCTGCTGCTGCATGCGCACGAAACCGGACGGCTGCGCCTGCGCAACCCCGAAAACCCGTGCCGGGGCAGCGGCTTCGTGGTCCTGGCAATGGGGAAGCTGGGCGCGCGGGAACTGAACTACTCCTCGGACATAGATCTGATCGTGCTGTACGACCCGGACCGCCACCCCGGTAACGAGGGGCTGCGTCATACCTTTGTGCGCATGACTAGCGATCTTGTCACGCTTATGGAAGCGCGTGATGCAAATGGTTACGTTTTCCGCATGGACCTGCGGCTGCGTCCGGACCCATCCGCCACGCCAGCCGCCGTGTCCTTTCCCGCCGCCATCCAGTACTATGAAAGCATGGGCCGCACATGGGAGCGTGCCGCCATGACCAAGGCACGCCCCGTGGCGGGGGACATTACGGCGGGGCGCCGTTTCCTCAAAAGCATTCATCCGTTCGTCTGGCGCCGCCATCTGGATTTCGCGGTAATTGACGACCTGCATGACATGAAGGCCCGTATCGACCGCCACCGTAACGCAGGACATGCCGATCTGGACAGCCTGCCGCCCGAACGCATACGCGATCCGGCCTCCGCCACGGCGTGGCTGCTGGCGCAGAATGTAAAGCTGGGCCAGGGCGGCATACGTGAGGTGGAGTTCGTGGCCCAGGCGCTGCAGCTTGTATGGGGCGGCAGGCGGCCCGAACTGCGTGACCCCACCACGCTGGGCGCCCTGCGCAGGCTGCGCCGGGCGGGCCTGCTGGAACGTGCCCAGTCCGCAATACTGGCCCGCAATTACCGCATGCTGCGACAGGCCGAGCACCGCCTGCAGATGCGCCTGGACCACCAGACCCACAGCCTGCCCGACACGGTGGACGGATTCGCCCGCTTCGCCACCTTCATGCTGGCGGCTATGCCGGGAGAACTCGCCTGCGGCATGCTGGCCGTCATGCAGCGCTCGCGGCGCATATTCGACCGGCAGTTCACCGAAGGCGGAACCGACGACCAGACCATCGCCCCCGCGGATGCAGACGCCGCCGAACGGCTGCGCGCGTACGGTTTTGCCGCGGCCGATATCGGGGATGCGCTGGTCATACTCGACCGGTGGGAGGGCAACCGCCTGCGCGCCCTGCGCTCGGAGCGGGCGCGCAAGCTCCTGCGCCGGCTCCTGCCCGCCATCATGACCCGGATCGGCAGCCGCCGGCAGCCGCTTGCGGTGCTGCGCCGCCTTGATTCCCTGTTGGAACGGCAGTGGGCGGGGGTGCAGTTCCTGTCGCTGCTCGAGCGCAATCCCGCCCTGATCCACCGTATCGTGACCGTTCTGGATTGCGCGCCCTTCCTGGCCGACCATCTGGCGCAGACACCATCCGCGCTGGACGGCCTGCTGGACATGGAGGACGGCCCCGGCGCGCTGGGCACGGCAACCGCGCTGGTGCGGCGACATGTCGCGGGTGCCCAAACGGCGGAACAGGTGCTGCCGGTGCTGCGCGGGCTGGTCTGCGGAGAGGAATTCCGCCTGTCCGTCGCCCGCCTGGAACACCGCATGGGCGAAGAACAGGCCGCCCGCGCCCGCACCGCCATGGCCGATACGGTCATGCGGGGGCTGCTGGCCGTGGTGCTGCGTGAACACCGGCGGCGGCACGGCACCGTGCCCGGGGGGGCAATGGCGGTCGTGGCACTGGGCAAGGCGGGATCGCATGAAATGATGCCGTGCTCGGATCTCGACCTCATGCTGGTATTCGACCATCCGGCCGATGCGGGGGAAAGCGTGGTACCCGCCACCGTCCCGCCCGATGGCATGGCCCCGCGCCCGCTTGCGGCCGGAACCTATTACGTACGTCTTGCCCATGCCTTTGTCGCCGCCCTGACCGCACCGGGGCGGGAGGGACCGCTGTATGAGGTGGACATGCGGCTGCGGCCCTCGGGTTCCAAGGGGCCGGTCGCGGTCTCGCTTTCCGCCTTCCGTCGCTACCATGCGGAATCGGCATGGACGTGGGAGCGCATGGCGCTGACCCGTGCCCGCGTGGTGGCGGGCCCGTCCCGGTTCATGGCCGAACTGCGTGAGGCAATTGCCGAAGCACTGGCCCCCGCTCCCCACGCCACCATGCAGGCGCGCGCCCAGATCATGCATGATGTCCGCCACATGCGCGAGCGCCTGGCGCGTGAACGGCCCGCCACCACACCATGGGACATCAGGCGCCGCCGTGGGGGATTGATGGATGTGGAATTCGTGGCGCAGGGGCTGCAGCTGCTGGCCCCCACGGCGGCCAGCCGCAGCCAGTCCACGCGGCTGGCGCTGCTGCGCATGGCGCGCAAGGGCGTGATAGATGCGGCCGACGCCAGCCTGCTGCGCCGTGCCGACCTGTTCTGGCGCACGCTGCAGGGGCTGATCCGCATCATATGCGGCCGTGACGTGCCCGAGACCATCCCCGCCGCCAGTCTCGAAATCCTGACGGGGGAGTTCCGTGTCCCCGATGCCGCATCCCTGCTGCGGCGCATGGACCGCATGGCCGCCGATGTCATGGCCGTATTCGACCGCCTGATCCCGCCCATCGTGGACAGGGATGCGCGCTAG